From one Pedobacter faecalis genomic stretch:
- a CDS encoding RagB/SusD family nutrient uptake outer membrane protein: MKKYIIYLFVLLISVSTGCKKYLEQAPDQRSTLNSPSKISELLVTAYPRGNYALVAEAMSDNPIFNSASGLDRAINRNGYFWERIEDDQQDSPDYYWNSCYTAIAAANQALDAIEKSDNPSSYTAQRGEALVARAYAHFMLVTFYSKPYDKVSSETDPGVPYVTEPENVVFKNYERKTVAYVYAQIEKDLLEGMPLINDNYSVLAYHFTRKAAYAFATRYYLFKKEADKVIEYANLAFPANNFAANFRPWNSYAGFSGSTEIAQAFNSAANPGNLLLGETTSWAQRYYARGIFSLSQNRLRSIIAPIGTTLSSFRIYSFSSTFYFVPKFYEHFVRNSINATTGRGYVMMPLLTTEEVLLSRAEAYIMQDKYADALTDINTLFSARITNYSPSTHNLTDAKIKAFYDGVTNDTKQAYINAVLDVRRAEFLHEGIRWMDILRHKLVVKRDDANGFTATLTEEDNRKQWLLPAEVVLSGIEQNPR, from the coding sequence ATGAAAAAATATATCATTTATCTTTTTGTGCTGCTTATATCAGTAAGCACAGGCTGTAAAAAGTATCTGGAACAGGCGCCCGATCAGCGCTCCACACTAAACAGTCCGAGTAAAATATCAGAGCTTCTGGTTACCGCCTATCCGCGGGGTAACTATGCGCTTGTAGCCGAAGCTATGTCAGACAACCCTATCTTCAACAGCGCCTCCGGGCTCGACCGTGCGATCAACAGAAATGGTTATTTCTGGGAGCGTATTGAAGACGATCAGCAGGATTCGCCAGATTACTATTGGAACAGTTGCTACACTGCCATAGCCGCTGCCAACCAGGCGCTTGATGCCATTGAGAAGTCAGACAATCCGTCGAGTTATACGGCCCAACGTGGCGAAGCGCTTGTGGCAAGAGCTTATGCGCATTTCATGCTGGTTACGTTCTATTCAAAACCGTATGATAAAGTTTCTTCAGAAACTGATCCCGGTGTTCCGTATGTAACCGAGCCTGAAAATGTCGTATTCAAAAATTATGAGCGTAAAACTGTAGCATATGTTTACGCACAGATTGAAAAGGACCTCCTTGAGGGTATGCCGCTGATTAACGACAACTACAGCGTTCTGGCATATCACTTTACCCGTAAGGCGGCTTATGCTTTTGCAACCCGGTATTACTTGTTTAAGAAAGAAGCAGACAAAGTAATTGAGTATGCCAACCTTGCTTTCCCGGCAAATAATTTTGCTGCGAACTTTCGCCCATGGAATTCCTATGCAGGCTTCAGCGGCTCCACGGAGATCGCTCAGGCTTTTAACAGCGCAGCTAATCCGGGCAACCTGTTGCTGGGCGAAACCACTTCATGGGCACAGCGCTACTATGCCCGAGGCATTTTCTCACTTAGCCAGAACCGTTTAAGGTCAATTATAGCCCCTATAGGCACCACACTCAGCAGTTTCCGTATTTACTCGTTCTCATCAACATTCTACTTTGTGCCTAAGTTTTACGAGCATTTTGTGCGCAACAGTATTAACGCTACCACTGGTCGCGGCTACGTGATGATGCCACTACTAACCACGGAGGAAGTTTTGCTGAGTCGTGCAGAAGCCTATATTATGCAGGATAAGTACGCCGACGCGCTTACCGACATCAATACTTTATTTAGCGCCCGTATTACGAACTATTCGCCAAGCACCCACAATCTGACTGATGCGAAGATTAAGGCGTTCTATGACGGAGTCACTAACGATACAAAGCAGGCCTATATCAATGCTGTGCTAGATGTAAGGAGAGCCGAATTCCTACACGAAGGTATCCGCTGGATGGATATCCTGAGACATAAGCTGGTCGTTAAGCGCGACGATGCTAACGGTTTCACCGCTACCCTTACTGAAGAAGACAACAGAAAACAGTGGTTACTCCCTGCAGAGGTGGTGCTCTCGGGAATTGAACAAAACCCACGCTAA
- a CDS encoding DUF4302 domain-containing protein: MKRIYLFLILAIGVIAGCKKDTDPIFADPDTRLAAALAEDQAKLLSAEHGWKATIYPWGGKGFSYYFKFTADGKVSMLSDFNSTSASTVQESTYRLKALQRPTLIFDTYNYLHLAADPDGSISGGTNATGLASDFEFAFTETVGDTLKFEGTYNGNLMSMVKLSAAEAQSLVNGGLKSMMDANAAYNTANRNPYITFSDGVKGALTIDAATKTLKMTYLNADNSIETQLARFAFNVNKLSLSNYIKYGDFSFNELLWDAESKSYNVMSGTTKVNVVNSPTPLTPLTLMFGYPNSFAYRKITIPAAGLPAGVTSGFTAVYNSMVSLFVASGRTISSTTFTLTSNNTLTVDVNYASSTPFVASATYTYTRVGDTFTLSAPVYSANWTTRAVQIAPLNNYMLSGPFKIDWVSSSNPAVTNPLGGFYRTADPSSFIYGFL, translated from the coding sequence ATGAAAAGAATTTATTTGTTTTTGATATTGGCGATAGGTGTTATTGCCGGTTGTAAAAAAGATACAGATCCGATCTTTGCCGATCCGGACACGCGTCTGGCAGCTGCACTCGCCGAAGACCAGGCGAAGCTGCTTTCTGCAGAACATGGTTGGAAGGCTACAATTTATCCCTGGGGGGGAAAGGGGTTCTCCTATTATTTTAAGTTCACCGCGGATGGGAAGGTGAGCATGCTTTCAGATTTTAACAGTACGTCTGCATCTACTGTGCAGGAAAGTACTTACCGTCTGAAAGCCTTGCAACGGCCCACGCTGATCTTCGACACTTACAATTACCTCCACCTGGCGGCAGATCCTGACGGTAGCATAAGCGGGGGAACGAATGCCACAGGTCTGGCCTCAGATTTTGAATTTGCGTTTACCGAGACAGTTGGCGATACTTTGAAATTTGAGGGCACATACAACGGCAATCTGATGAGTATGGTAAAATTGAGCGCCGCAGAGGCGCAAAGCCTGGTGAACGGAGGGTTAAAATCCATGATGGATGCGAACGCCGCATATAACACCGCAAACAGAAATCCTTATATAACTTTTTCTGACGGGGTCAAGGGTGCGCTGACCATTGACGCGGCCACCAAAACCTTGAAAATGACATATTTGAATGCTGACAACAGCATTGAGACACAGTTGGCTAGATTCGCTTTCAACGTGAACAAGCTGAGCCTGAGTAATTACATCAAGTATGGCGATTTTTCGTTCAATGAGCTGCTGTGGGATGCGGAAAGCAAATCCTACAATGTGATGTCGGGAACGACAAAAGTCAATGTAGTCAATTCACCAACGCCACTTACTCCGTTAACCTTAATGTTTGGTTACCCCAATTCTTTTGCGTACAGAAAAATTACGATACCAGCCGCCGGGTTGCCAGCAGGAGTAACATCGGGCTTCACTGCGGTGTACAACTCCATGGTGAGTTTGTTTGTTGCTTCCGGAAGAACGATTAGTTCAACTACGTTTACGTTAACAAGTAACAACACCTTAACGGTAGATGTTAATTATGCTTCCTCAACACCGTTTGTAGCCAGCGCAACTTACACCTATACCAGGGTAGGCGATACATTTACATTGAGCGCACCGGTATACAGTGCAAACTGGACTACCAGGGCGGTTCAGATAGCACCATTGAACAATTATATGCTTTCGGGGCCATTCAAAATTGACTGGGTTAGTTCGTCGAACCCAGCAGTTACCAACCCCTTGGGTGGCTTCTATAGAACAGCAGATCCGTCATCATTTATATACGGATTTTTGTAA
- a CDS encoding DUF983 domain-containing protein, producing MPETSKFYAIVNAKCPQCRRGDIFTGSLYGFNIQRTRETCEHCGQRFEIEPGYFYAAMYVSYAMNVAEMVTLAVATYVFSGGDLSYESLWLYLTVILVGCLLLAPFNYRYSRVLLLHLLSPKISYKPQYDKP from the coding sequence ATGCCGGAAACATCTAAGTTTTACGCTATTGTAAACGCCAAATGCCCCCAGTGCAGACGAGGCGATATCTTTACAGGCAGTTTATACGGCTTCAACATACAACGCACGAGGGAAACCTGCGAGCACTGCGGTCAGCGGTTTGAGATCGAGCCCGGATATTTCTATGCGGCCATGTATGTCAGTTACGCCATGAACGTTGCCGAAATGGTTACCCTGGCTGTAGCAACCTATGTTTTTTCGGGGGGTGATCTCAGTTATGAATCTTTGTGGCTTTATCTTACCGTTATCTTGGTAGGCTGTCTGTTGCTGGCGCCTTTCAATTACCGTTATTCGAGGGTGCTGCTGTTGCATTTGCTCTCACCGAAAATATCGTATAAACCCCAGTATGATAAGCCATGA
- a CDS encoding S9 family peptidase, with product MSNLKKYILLVLAVFAIGCQQRQEMERLPVDAFFKAQDRTSYRISPDGLNLAYLKLENRNQNLYVEDIQTGKARKITNLKDRDIGFYFWVDQDELIYFKQTDPLKKLSDIFIVNKDGKDTRQLTSNERGQIKILEDQLIDDQYILISSNKRDSTVFDVYRLNVRSGTMEMAAQNPGNITSWTTDAEGKLRLATSSDGINETLLYRESEQSSFKPVITNNFKTAFRPVAFAFGSSHVVYAISSINRDKSALVEFDCRTGKEIRQVFASDTLNITDAQYSRKKRKIAFVVYQTWKKEKHYLDDSVKALYQKLDKLLPGTETRIIDRDEAESVYIVRTFTDRNPGAYYLYFENANKLRKLSDFNPAIREAIMCDMKPVSFLARDGMKINGYLTLPSGGASQNLPVVVLPHDGPVRRDLWGYDPEVQFLANRGYAVFQINYRGSSGYGKEFMSAGFKEWGGKVQNDVTDGVNWLIDQKIADPRRVGIYGTGFGGYIALSAVCSEPELFTCAASNSGVINLFTFLKSIPPYLKPNLQMFYEVFGNPLTDVDKMRHTSPLFQTERINIPVFIAQDVKDPNNNTSETVQFVRNLQKRKVSVTYLENEGNVHHGKDDTNRQRYYHALEQFLEVNLKKK from the coding sequence ATGAGCAATCTGAAAAAATATATCTTATTGGTCCTGGCGGTATTTGCCATAGGCTGCCAGCAAAGGCAGGAGATGGAAAGGTTGCCGGTCGACGCCTTTTTTAAGGCGCAGGACAGGACCAGCTACCGGATATCACCGGATGGGCTCAACCTGGCTTACCTCAAGCTGGAAAACAGAAATCAGAATCTGTACGTGGAAGACATCCAGACAGGCAAGGCCAGGAAAATCACCAACCTGAAGGATAGGGATATCGGATTTTACTTTTGGGTGGACCAGGACGAGCTGATCTATTTCAAGCAAACCGACCCGCTAAAGAAATTGTCTGATATTTTCATCGTCAACAAGGACGGAAAAGACACGCGCCAGCTTACCAGCAACGAGCGTGGGCAGATCAAAATTTTGGAAGACCAGCTCATCGACGACCAGTATATCCTGATCTCGTCCAACAAACGCGATTCAACAGTTTTTGATGTTTACCGCCTCAATGTGCGTAGCGGCACTATGGAAATGGCCGCCCAAAACCCGGGAAACATTACAAGCTGGACTACAGATGCCGAGGGGAAGCTCCGCCTGGCCACAAGCAGCGACGGGATTAACGAAACCCTGCTGTACCGGGAAAGTGAGCAGAGCAGTTTTAAACCAGTAATTACCAATAACTTCAAAACAGCCTTCAGGCCGGTAGCCTTTGCCTTCGGAAGTTCCCACGTTGTATACGCCATTTCCAGCATAAACCGCGATAAAAGTGCTTTGGTAGAATTCGATTGCCGTACAGGCAAAGAGATCCGGCAGGTGTTTGCCAGCGACACACTGAATATCACCGACGCCCAATACTCCCGGAAAAAACGGAAGATCGCCTTCGTGGTGTATCAAACCTGGAAAAAGGAAAAGCATTACCTCGACGATTCTGTGAAGGCACTTTATCAAAAACTCGACAAGTTGCTTCCTGGAACTGAGACCAGGATCATTGACCGCGACGAGGCCGAGTCTGTTTATATTGTACGAACGTTTACCGACCGAAATCCAGGCGCTTATTACCTGTATTTTGAGAACGCCAACAAGCTCCGGAAACTGAGTGATTTTAACCCGGCCATACGCGAGGCTATTATGTGCGATATGAAGCCTGTAAGTTTTCTGGCGCGCGACGGCATGAAGATCAACGGTTATCTGACGCTCCCTTCAGGCGGGGCGTCGCAGAATTTGCCGGTGGTCGTCCTTCCGCACGACGGTCCCGTACGTCGTGATCTCTGGGGCTACGATCCGGAGGTGCAGTTTCTGGCCAACAGGGGTTACGCCGTGTTTCAGATCAATTACCGGGGCTCTTCCGGCTACGGCAAGGAATTTATGTCGGCCGGCTTTAAGGAATGGGGCGGCAAAGTGCAGAACGACGTTACCGATGGGGTAAACTGGCTTATAGATCAAAAGATTGCCGACCCGCGCAGGGTTGGGATATACGGAACCGGTTTCGGCGGATACATCGCGCTCAGTGCCGTCTGTTCGGAACCGGAGCTTTTTACCTGTGCGGCATCCAATTCAGGCGTTATCAACCTGTTTACCTTTCTTAAATCCATCCCGCCGTATCTGAAGCCTAATCTGCAGATGTTTTACGAAGTGTTTGGCAATCCGCTAACCGATGTAGACAAGATGAGGCATACCTCGCCATTGTTTCAAACCGAGCGCATCAACATCCCGGTATTTATTGCACAGGACGTTAAAGATCCGAACAACAATACCAGTGAAACTGTTCAGTTCGTCCGCAACCTTCAAAAGCGCAAAGTCAGTGTTACCTATCTGGAAAACGAAGGGAATGTTCATCACGGCAAAGACGACACAAACCGGCAGCGTTATTACCATGCGCTCGAACAATTTCTGGAAGTTAACCTGAAAAAGAAGTAA
- a CDS encoding OmpA/MotB family protein, with translation MKKISFLLFAVMMASAFSSCVILSPKKYKSLLAKQDSLSAGWTEAQAKNESLENLIYRLRRDTTGLNSALAELRNRYTEMDSNYAKLRQNSSNEINKLSGDLKRREQRLKEVEEILRKRDEATNQLKEKLQQALLGFAKSGLTVEIRNGKVYVSLTDKLLFPSGSIIIDEKGRQALSQLAEVLKQQPEINIAVEGHTDSQKITNLGQIKDNWDLSVLRSTSVVRYLTEVSKVESVRMTATGKGEYQPLAENTSAEGRSRNRRIEIVLSPKLDELYELIKQ, from the coding sequence ATGAAAAAGATCAGTTTTCTATTATTTGCCGTGATGATGGCAAGTGCATTCAGTTCCTGCGTTATCTTATCGCCCAAAAAGTACAAATCACTGCTTGCTAAACAAGATTCTTTAAGTGCAGGGTGGACGGAAGCCCAGGCTAAAAACGAAAGTCTTGAAAACCTCATATATCGTTTACGGCGTGACACTACGGGTTTAAACAGTGCCCTGGCCGAGCTCAGAAACCGTTATACCGAGATGGACAGCAACTACGCCAAGCTGCGCCAGAACAGTTCGAACGAGATCAATAAATTGTCGGGCGACCTGAAACGACGTGAGCAGCGACTCAAGGAGGTAGAGGAGATCCTGCGCAAGCGCGATGAGGCAACCAACCAACTTAAAGAAAAACTACAGCAGGCTCTGCTCGGATTTGCCAAGAGCGGACTTACTGTCGAGATCAGGAACGGAAAGGTATACGTTTCGCTTACCGATAAACTATTGTTCCCCTCAGGAAGCATCATTATCGATGAAAAAGGCCGTCAGGCATTGAGTCAGCTGGCCGAGGTGCTCAAGCAGCAGCCCGAGATCAACATCGCGGTAGAAGGCCATACAGATTCTCAAAAGATCACCAACCTGGGGCAGATCAAAGACAACTGGGACTTAAGTGTACTGCGGTCAACCTCCGTGGTCAGGTATCTTACCGAAGTGAGCAAAGTAGAAAGCGTACGCATGACCGCTACAGGTAAGGGCGAATACCAGCCTCTTGCCGAAAATACGAGCGCGGAAGGACGCAGCCGAAACCGCAGGATCGAGATAGTGCTGTCGCCTAAACTCGACGAACTCTATGAATTGATTAAGCAATAA
- a CDS encoding DUF2461 domain-containing protein has product MIRPESLQFIADVAENNDREWFAENKHRYEDAKANVLAFVEQLIPELAAVDPEFPLDTPAKKCLLRIYRDVRFSKNKDPYKTNYGISFTAKGKGTPQPGYYLHIQPGECFFAAGFWMPESHVLKKIREEIDYNTTEFLEIIDAPEFRKRFSLSDEDKLKTAPKGYEASHPQIELLKLKSFIAIYPLKEKDFLQPAIVDKLKTAFEAVYPFMLFLRNAVVQ; this is encoded by the coding sequence ATGATCAGGCCTGAAAGTTTACAGTTTATTGCAGACGTTGCAGAAAATAACGACCGGGAGTGGTTTGCTGAAAACAAACACCGGTATGAGGATGCCAAGGCCAATGTCCTCGCCTTCGTTGAGCAGCTTATTCCCGAACTTGCAGCGGTTGATCCGGAGTTTCCCCTGGATACGCCTGCTAAAAAGTGCCTTTTGCGTATCTATCGGGATGTACGTTTCAGTAAAAACAAAGACCCGTATAAAACCAATTACGGGATCTCTTTTACTGCCAAAGGCAAAGGTACTCCCCAACCCGGATACTATCTGCACATTCAGCCCGGCGAATGCTTTTTTGCAGCAGGCTTCTGGATGCCCGAAAGTCATGTATTGAAAAAGATACGTGAAGAAATTGACTACAACACCACCGAGTTTCTGGAGATCATTGATGCGCCTGAATTTCGCAAACGCTTTAGTTTGAGCGACGAAGACAAGCTGAAAACGGCTCCGAAAGGCTATGAGGCCAGTCACCCCCAGATTGAATTGCTTAAACTGAAGAGCTTTATAGCCATTTATCCGTTAAAAGAGAAAGACTTTCTGCAGCCAGCAATCGTGGATAAGTTGAAAACTGCGTTTGAAGCTGTATATCCTTTTATGCTATTTTTGAGGAATGCCGTAGTACAATAG
- a CDS encoding DUF4286 family protein, which produces MLLYNVTIIIEEDIAADWLRWMQEDHIPKVLATGKFVSSRLLRVLDSPNEGVTYCAQYVAENMEEYNDYQQRFAPGLQAELTDRYENKFVAFRTLMEYV; this is translated from the coding sequence ATGCTTTTATACAACGTTACCATTATTATTGAAGAAGATATTGCGGCCGACTGGCTCCGGTGGATGCAGGAAGATCATATCCCTAAAGTGCTGGCCACCGGCAAGTTTGTATCTAGCAGGCTCCTGAGAGTGCTCGATTCGCCGAATGAGGGGGTAACCTATTGCGCACAGTATGTTGCGGAGAATATGGAGGAGTATAACGACTACCAGCAACGTTTTGCACCCGGTCTGCAAGCAGAACTTACAGACCGGTATGAAAACAAATTCGTAGCCTTCAGAACGCTTATGGAATACGTTTAA
- a CDS encoding tetratricopeptide repeat protein — protein sequence MKNLIVTLCIWMSSLCCFAQQNTGEMQAYEHYHRGEFDEAARLFEQAFARSGNDQIYDFYVNALFKLKRLEEVERLTKKLLKQDAKNPHYRIALGRLQLEKGSAEAANRTFASVINDLPANELRIRELSNIFNSFQAYDQSVSTLLQGRKILNNPMAFHYELVSVYRFRKDKYMLIGEYLNVLEEEPELLPQAESVLSTVLSERSDFLTLQSALLKKLQKNPDAEALTQLLIWQYMQLQEYEMVLKQLIALDKRLKGDGTPLFHAASTFLGNKAYHTAIKAFEYLTAKGRENPYFIQARIGLIETKYELAVSGKFERKDILTLAAQYDTLINEFGKTAQTVFAMKKLANLQAHYVKDLKAAERTLEEALAVPQLRPLLLAEIKLDLGDIYVLTNQPWEAFLVYEQVSKQFEGQPVSSEARFRSARLSFYQGNFDYARSQADVLKASTSQLMANDALNLSLLISDNLQNPADSSALKMYADAKMLEFRNLRQQALAKLDSIGKAFPQNSLADDILMAKSAIYISTGELREAEKVLKALIGLGNQSIWADDALFTLAGLYEKDLQQPEQARLLYERLINEHPGSLLADEARKRFRKLRGDNIET from the coding sequence ATGAAAAATCTCATTGTTACGCTGTGCATATGGATGTCCTCGCTATGCTGCTTTGCGCAGCAGAACACCGGCGAGATGCAGGCTTATGAGCACTATCATCGGGGCGAATTTGACGAAGCCGCACGGCTTTTTGAACAGGCCTTTGCACGCTCGGGAAACGATCAGATCTATGATTTTTACGTTAACGCCCTGTTTAAACTGAAAAGACTGGAGGAGGTAGAGAGGCTGACTAAAAAACTGCTGAAACAGGATGCAAAAAACCCGCACTACCGCATTGCGCTGGGCAGGCTGCAGCTAGAGAAAGGTTCGGCGGAGGCAGCAAACCGGACCTTTGCTTCTGTGATCAACGACCTGCCGGCAAACGAGCTTCGGATACGCGAGCTTTCTAATATCTTCAATAGTTTTCAGGCGTACGACCAGAGCGTATCCACCTTGCTGCAGGGACGAAAAATACTCAATAACCCCATGGCCTTTCATTACGAACTAGTGAGTGTTTACCGCTTTCGTAAAGACAAGTACATGCTGATTGGCGAATACCTCAACGTACTCGAGGAAGAACCTGAACTTTTGCCTCAGGCAGAGAGTGTATTGTCGACCGTCCTCAGTGAACGCAGTGATTTTCTTACGCTTCAATCGGCGCTCCTCAAGAAATTACAAAAAAACCCGGACGCTGAAGCGCTTACGCAATTGCTTATTTGGCAATATATGCAGTTGCAGGAGTATGAGATGGTATTAAAGCAGCTGATCGCACTCGATAAACGGCTGAAGGGCGACGGAACGCCGCTGTTTCATGCGGCTTCGACTTTTTTGGGCAACAAGGCTTACCACACTGCTATAAAAGCTTTTGAATATCTGACGGCAAAGGGCCGCGAAAACCCTTACTTCATCCAGGCCAGGATCGGGCTCATTGAAACCAAATACGAGCTGGCTGTTTCGGGTAAGTTTGAACGGAAGGATATTCTGACGCTGGCGGCTCAATATGATACGCTGATCAACGAATTCGGCAAGACGGCGCAGACAGTATTTGCCATGAAGAAACTGGCCAACCTGCAGGCGCATTATGTTAAGGATCTCAAAGCAGCGGAAAGGACTTTAGAGGAAGCACTTGCTGTGCCGCAGCTCAGGCCTTTGCTGCTTGCTGAAATCAAGCTTGATCTGGGAGACATTTATGTGCTGACCAACCAGCCATGGGAGGCTTTCCTGGTGTATGAACAGGTATCGAAGCAGTTTGAAGGGCAGCCCGTAAGCAGCGAGGCCCGTTTCCGTTCCGCGCGGTTATCTTTTTACCAGGGAAATTTCGACTATGCACGCTCGCAGGCCGATGTGTTGAAGGCTTCGACTTCCCAGTTGATGGCAAATGATGCCCTTAATCTGAGCCTGCTTATTTCAGACAACCTGCAGAACCCGGCAGACAGCAGCGCGCTGAAGATGTACGCGGATGCGAAGATGCTCGAGTTTAGAAACCTGCGTCAGCAGGCGCTTGCGAAGCTGGACAGTATCGGCAAAGCCTTCCCGCAAAACAGCCTGGCCGACGACATACTGATGGCCAAGTCGGCCATTTACATCAGCACCGGCGAACTGCGTGAGGCAGAGAAAGTGCTTAAGGCGCTCATTGGCCTGGGCAATCAAAGCATCTGGGCGGACGATGCGCTGTTTACCCTGGCCGGTCTCTACGAGAAAGACCTGCAGCAGCCGGAACAGGCCAGGCTGCTGTACGAGCGACTTATCAACGAGCATCCGGGCAGCCTGCTTGCGGACGAAGCCAGGAAGCGCTTCCGTAAACTTCGGGGCGACAATATTGAGACTTAG
- a CDS encoding zinc-binding metallopeptidase: MKNLYILLSVSLLSVMVSCKKEKENLDREIVGLGGETIIESALDKWLLDNFTTPYNISVKYRWDGTEYDVSKTLTPPKLEKVQPLMEVVRSSWIDPYTAQAGQDFIKKYAPKNYVLVGSYQYNAGGTVTLGEAEGGIKVTLFNVNNFVKTDRAVSKRVLKTIHHEFTHILNQTITYQKEFPRVTPAGYTGDWNNSPSFAPAGFISQYAQASPGEDFAEMVSIMLTEGRSGYEAILKANTTASAVTSIRAKEDMVVAYFKQTWGIDFYTLQTRVQKELGQYAPANLTTYLGFGKTFTTLNINPAVANEMSADFQTAYNNSKAALLGINSTAKYELDNITLAFTSATEMQLKLNFHATAGTAAGTNYVALFTHSYTTTGNQVRFTYVSRDANANVIAASVAPLTGYFTASPFLINYFYPTDMKAEFGGLVRTTDANSFTYGALTN, encoded by the coding sequence ATGAAAAATCTATATATATTATTGTCAGTTTCACTACTCAGCGTAATGGTGAGCTGTAAAAAGGAGAAGGAGAATCTGGACAGGGAGATTGTGGGTCTTGGAGGTGAGACGATTATAGAGTCGGCCCTCGACAAATGGTTGCTCGACAACTTCACTACGCCTTACAACATCTCTGTTAAATACCGCTGGGACGGTACAGAATACGATGTGTCGAAGACGTTGACTCCGCCGAAACTCGAAAAAGTTCAGCCACTTATGGAGGTGGTTCGTTCCTCCTGGATCGATCCTTATACTGCACAGGCCGGACAGGATTTCATCAAGAAATATGCGCCTAAAAACTATGTACTGGTTGGCAGCTACCAATATAATGCGGGCGGTACAGTAACCCTTGGAGAAGCAGAGGGCGGTATAAAGGTGACTTTGTTCAACGTCAACAACTTCGTGAAAACCGATAGAGCGGTGTCAAAAAGAGTATTGAAAACCATTCACCACGAGTTTACCCACATTCTAAATCAAACCATTACTTATCAAAAGGAATTCCCGCGTGTAACACCTGCAGGTTATACAGGCGACTGGAACAACAGCCCCAGCTTTGCGCCGGCAGGATTTATTTCTCAATACGCGCAGGCATCACCAGGTGAAGATTTTGCGGAGATGGTGTCTATCATGTTAACCGAGGGCAGGTCTGGTTACGAAGCTATTTTAAAGGCAAATACTACGGCATCGGCTGTTACTTCAATCAGGGCTAAGGAAGATATGGTGGTTGCTTATTTCAAGCAAACCTGGGGTATTGATTTCTATACATTGCAAACGCGTGTGCAAAAGGAACTTGGGCAGTACGCGCCTGCAAACCTCACAACCTATTTAGGTTTTGGCAAAACGTTTACCACCCTTAACATTAATCCGGCGGTTGCCAATGAGATGTCGGCCGACTTCCAAACTGCGTACAACAATTCAAAAGCAGCGTTGCTTGGCATTAACTCTACAGCAAAATACGAACTGGACAATATAACTCTTGCTTTTACCAGCGCTACAGAAATGCAATTGAAGCTTAATTTCCATGCCACGGCCGGAACTGCGGCTGGTACCAATTATGTGGCCTTGTTTACGCATTCTTATACCACTACAGGTAATCAGGTAAGATTCACGTATGTGTCGCGCGATGCAAATGCTAACGTCATCGCTGCTTCTGTAGCGCCGCTGACCGGTTATTTTACCGCAAGCCCATTCCTGATCAACTACTTCTACCCAACAGATATGAAAGCAGAATTTGGTGGCTTAGTTAGAACAACAGATGCAAATTCATTCACCTACGGAGCTTTAACAAACTAA